The following are encoded together in the Bradyrhizobium sp. CCGUVB1N3 genome:
- a CDS encoding HrpF/NolX family T3SS translocon protein has product MPEDPLDHLPAQVKAAIEAMERGEPLPSSSGTSATAEPADLPTAPVPSSRITWNGGTLTIAELQIVAVLNRHKDQCPLSWDSLADKANDPSTPPDLKEAINGLRRDPELFYAIGSQGDGRCGGKIKDKDLSEFSDSHSQVATFQEQQAHSYEQNYIPSDGTGNGQPSVMTLSDALRELYKYSDYLPKNLSLDDFKGIVDGNAQSGKCPPQVIAAAQYFLDHPDNWKQLYGGAIDKVHKEDFLQVASSSMNLSQSELDTLGTINKNQDAFFGGGVLTREKLASMVGDKTLDPKVRQAASQLLSDPVLFGLLNNSITGYKTHHKFFDFGGGHTVDSGNISSNDFTHFYSNMSAANHTVQQTKTHLPKTVADQSAVADMMAGVADQPDIKSHKKNGGALMHALDGVAKVGSKVLDWTATAVGLLGFIPGLGELADAASMVIECESQAANLLHTAISGGNMKQALEEAGLNVAAQAVGCISGPEVKFAMREGLMKTVMEGAATTGIDLTVSQAQSYADNYLDDLKTRLETEPA; this is encoded by the coding sequence ATGCCAGAGGATCCGCTGGACCACCTGCCCGCGCAGGTGAAGGCGGCGATCGAGGCAATGGAGCGGGGCGAGCCCCTTCCCTCCTCAAGCGGCACATCGGCGACGGCTGAGCCTGCAGATCTACCGACCGCTCCGGTGCCAAGCTCGAGGATCACGTGGAATGGCGGCACGCTGACCATTGCCGAGTTGCAGATCGTGGCAGTGTTGAACCGGCACAAGGACCAATGCCCGCTCAGCTGGGACTCGCTGGCAGACAAGGCCAACGATCCGTCGACGCCGCCGGATCTGAAGGAGGCGATCAACGGATTGCGGCGCGACCCAGAGCTCTTCTACGCGATTGGCTCCCAAGGCGACGGCCGCTGCGGAGGCAAGATCAAGGACAAGGATCTGTCCGAGTTTTCCGACAGCCACTCGCAGGTTGCTACATTCCAGGAGCAGCAGGCGCACAGCTACGAGCAGAACTATATTCCATCCGACGGCACCGGGAATGGACAACCGTCGGTCATGACCTTGAGTGATGCATTGCGCGAGCTGTACAAGTATTCTGACTACCTGCCCAAGAATTTGAGCCTGGACGATTTCAAGGGGATCGTCGACGGCAACGCCCAATCCGGCAAGTGTCCGCCCCAGGTGATCGCGGCGGCCCAATACTTCCTCGACCATCCGGACAACTGGAAGCAGTTGTACGGTGGCGCGATTGATAAAGTCCACAAGGAAGACTTCCTGCAAGTCGCCTCGTCGTCGATGAACCTCTCGCAAAGCGAGCTGGACACGCTCGGCACGATCAACAAGAATCAGGATGCCTTCTTCGGGGGCGGCGTCCTGACACGAGAGAAGTTGGCGAGCATGGTGGGCGACAAAACTCTCGACCCGAAGGTACGACAAGCGGCGTCACAGCTGCTCTCTGATCCCGTGTTGTTCGGCCTGCTAAACAATTCGATTACGGGCTACAAGACCCATCACAAGTTCTTCGACTTCGGCGGCGGGCATACGGTCGATTCCGGCAATATCAGCAGCAACGACTTTACGCACTTCTACAGCAACATGTCGGCTGCGAACCACACCGTCCAGCAGACAAAGACCCACCTCCCCAAGACCGTTGCCGATCAGAGCGCTGTCGCGGACATGATGGCAGGCGTGGCCGACCAGCCCGACATTAAATCTCACAAGAAGAACGGCGGGGCCCTCATGCATGCGCTCGACGGCGTGGCCAAAGTGGGCTCGAAGGTGCTTGATTGGACCGCCACGGCGGTCGGTTTGCTCGGTTTCATTCCGGGGCTGGGCGAACTGGCCGATGCAGCATCAATGGTGATCGAGTGCGAGTCGCAAGCAGCGAACCTTTTGCACACCGCCATTAGCGGGGGCAATATGAAGCAAGCGCTCGAAGAAGCTGGCCTCAACGTCGCGGCGCAGGCCGTTGGCTGCATCTCTGGGCCCGAGGTCAAATTC
- a CDS encoding M48 family metallopeptidase codes for MSNSDGAQRTTDVSKSDNVSLSAGQERDLLCALSYLYLACGQSAECLALLRLIVRDDSQDVDLLRILAYALISEGLGDEALPILDRLDALDDESSSRASLMLLRSHALRRAGLIDEARAVFQNYVSLRDSNGPINQRSEGPHGQRPA; via the coding sequence ATGTCCAACTCCGATGGAGCTCAACGGACGACAGATGTTTCCAAATCCGATAACGTCTCGCTGAGTGCCGGACAGGAACGCGATTTGCTTTGTGCCCTTTCCTATCTGTATCTTGCATGTGGGCAGAGCGCAGAATGCCTGGCTCTCTTGCGGCTCATCGTCCGCGACGACTCTCAAGATGTCGATCTGCTGCGGATTCTCGCCTACGCCCTCATCTCGGAAGGCCTCGGCGATGAAGCGCTGCCGATCCTGGATAGGCTGGACGCACTTGATGATGAATCGTCTTCGCGCGCCTCTTTGATGCTCTTGCGTAGCCATGCGCTGCGGCGGGCCGGCCTCATAGACGAGGCACGCGCGGTTTTCCAAAACTATGTTTCGTTGCGTGACAGCAACGGCCCTATCAACCAACGATCGGAAGGTCCCCATGGCCAGCGTCCTGCGTAA